Below is a window of Synechococcus sp. MW101C3 DNA.
TCCATCGAGGTCTCGTCGTGGGCGTCGTCGGGGAAAGCGGAGCCGATGCGGATCTTGATGTCTTCGGCGGTGCGCTCGCCCACCACCAGGTTGTGGACCTTCTTGAGGTACACCCCGATGGCCTCGCTGATCTCATCGCCGGCCACCCGCACCGACTCGCTGAGCACGGTGCCACCGAGACTGAGCACCGCCACCTCGGTGGTGCCGCCCCCGATGTCGACAATCATGGTGCCCACCGGCTCCGTGACCGGCAGGCCGGCGCCGATCGCGGCCGCCACCGGCTCATCGATCAGGTGCACTTCGCGGGCACCGGCCAGGCCGGCCTCACGCACCGCGCGGCGTTCCACGCCGGTGACGCCGCTGGGAATGCCGATCACCAGACGGGGCGCCACGATGCCGCGGCCCTCGTTCCCCTTCTGGATGAAGGTCTTGATCATCTGCTCGGCGGCGTCGAAGTCGGCGATGACTCCGTCGCGCAGGGGGCGCACGGCGCGGATGTTGCCCGGGGTGCGGCCGAGCATGAGCTTCGCTTCATCCCCCACGGCCAGGGGCACACCCCGCTCAAGATCGAGCGCCACTACGGAAGGCTCCTGAAGCACGATGCCCTTGCCGGACACGTACATCAGTGTGTTGGCCGTTCCCAGGTCGATGCCGATGTCGCGTGAGAGCTGGAAACGTCGAAAGAACACGTAGGAGCACCTGAGCGGTTGCGATCATAGGAGCGGGATCTGGCAGCAACCCCCCCGACGGTGGCGGTGGTACATCCGGGTGGAACGGGGGAACCTTCAGGGAGAAGCGGCCTGCGGCACCTTGAGGCAACGGGGCGCATCATTGATTCAACAACTCCACTTTTTTCAACGACAGGACAATCCATGGGTGTGAATTCCGTGACGCTGGTGGGCCGTGCCGGCCGTGATCCCGAGGTGCGCTACTTCGAATCCGGCAGCGTGGTCGCCAACCTGACCCTCGCGGTCAACCGCCGCAGCCGCGACGACGAACCGGACTGGTTCAACCTCGAGATCTGGGGCAAGCAGGCCCAGGTGGCCGCCGACTACGTCAAGAAGGGGTCGTTGCTGGGGATCATCGGCAGCTTCAAGCTCGACCG
It encodes the following:
- a CDS encoding rod shape-determining protein; the encoded protein is MFFRRFQLSRDIGIDLGTANTLMYVSGKGIVLQEPSVVALDLERGVPLAVGDEAKLMLGRTPGNIRAVRPLRDGVIADFDAAEQMIKTFIQKGNEGRGIVAPRLVIGIPSGVTGVERRAVREAGLAGAREVHLIDEPVAAAIGAGLPVTEPVGTMIVDIGGGTTEVAVLSLGGTVLSESVRVAGDEISEAIGVYLKKVHNLVVGERTAEDIKIRIGSAFPDDAHDETSMDVRGLHLLSGLPRTINVRSGDIREAMAEPLNVIVEAVKRTLERTPPELAADIVDRGIMLAGGGALVRGISELISHETGILTHVAQDPLLCVVSGCGQVLEDYKRLERVLDTPDFSRLSS
- a CDS encoding single-stranded DNA-binding protein — protein: MGVNSVTLVGRAGRDPEVRYFESGSVVANLTLAVNRRSRDDEPDWFNLEIWGKQAQVAADYVKKGSLLGIIGSFKLDRWTDRTTGEERTKPVVRVDRLELLGSKRDADQGAYDDGGAGGGFGGGGYGGGFGGGEPSSEEVPF